Proteins from a single region of Aureibacter tunicatorum:
- the lysA gene encoding diaminopimelate decarboxylase yields the protein MEIIDDAYCVQGLKLVDVAERFGTPVYVYDADKITEQVEKLKQAFGGLKLKLKYATKALSNISILKLIKKNGCGLDVVSIQEAHLGIKAGFKPNEILFTPNSVSYQEIKQAVDLGLVINIDNISILEQFGHDYGSKVPCCIRLNPHIMAGGNTKISTGHIDSKFGISVYQERHIQRVVDTYGINVTGIHVHTGSDILDAEVFLRGAEIIFKVAKGFKNLKFLDFGSGFKVAYKEGDVTTDLTDVGKKLGDAFLSFCKEYGRELEIWFEPGKFIVSESGYFLVKANVIKTTPATVFVGVDSGMNHLLRPMMYDAYHDIVNLSNPNGVKRVYTVVGYICETDTFGWDRKLDEVKEGDILAIKNAGAYGFSMASNYNSRLRPAEVLIYKGEAHLIRKRETMEDLVRNQVEISLD from the coding sequence ATGGAAATTATTGATGACGCTTATTGTGTGCAGGGATTGAAGCTCGTCGACGTGGCTGAGCGATTTGGCACACCTGTGTATGTGTATGATGCTGACAAAATCACCGAGCAAGTAGAAAAACTCAAACAGGCTTTTGGTGGATTGAAGTTGAAACTTAAATACGCTACAAAAGCTTTGAGCAATATTTCTATTCTGAAATTGATCAAAAAGAATGGATGCGGCTTGGATGTGGTTTCTATTCAAGAAGCTCATTTAGGCATTAAGGCTGGGTTTAAGCCTAATGAAATCCTTTTCACGCCGAATTCAGTGAGCTATCAAGAAATCAAGCAGGCGGTTGACTTGGGCTTGGTGATCAATATTGACAATATATCGATATTGGAGCAGTTTGGCCATGACTATGGCTCCAAAGTACCATGTTGCATAAGGTTGAATCCTCACATCATGGCTGGCGGGAATACCAAGATTTCTACGGGACATATTGATTCGAAATTTGGCATTTCTGTGTATCAGGAAAGACATATTCAACGTGTTGTTGATACCTATGGAATCAATGTGACTGGTATTCATGTGCATACAGGCTCTGATATATTGGATGCGGAAGTGTTTTTAAGAGGAGCTGAAATAATATTCAAGGTTGCTAAAGGATTCAAGAATTTGAAGTTTTTGGATTTTGGAAGTGGTTTTAAAGTAGCTTACAAGGAAGGCGATGTAACAACTGACCTTACAGATGTTGGCAAGAAACTGGGCGATGCATTTTTGAGCTTCTGTAAAGAATATGGCAGAGAGCTTGAAATTTGGTTCGAGCCAGGCAAATTTATTGTCAGCGAAAGCGGTTATTTCTTGGTAAAGGCAAATGTGATCAAGACTACTCCTGCAACGGTATTTGTAGGTGTTGATTCAGGAATGAATCATTTGCTAAGGCCAATGATGTATGATGCTTACCATGACATTGTGAATCTTTCGAATCCTAATGGAGTAAAGAGAGTGTACACCGTAGTTGGTTATATTTGTGAAACTGATACATTTGGTTGGGATCGCAAATTGGACGAAGTGAAAGAAGGCGATATATTGGCTATCAAAAATGCCGGAGCTTATGGCTTCAGTATGGCTTCGAATTACAATTCAAGATTAAGGCCAGCGGAAGTGTTGATTTACAAAGGAGAAGCTCACTTGATTAGAAAAAGAGAAACAATGGAAGATCTTGTAAGAAATCAAGTTGAAATCTCTTTGGATTAG